One window of Clarias gariepinus isolate MV-2021 ecotype Netherlands chromosome 21, CGAR_prim_01v2, whole genome shotgun sequence genomic DNA carries:
- the lman2lb gene encoding lectin, mannose-binding 2-like b has translation MAAPMNEFKKHRAFSVQFIDFSRHFLNNAKVYFLVAFLLALTARSSGYDDFQRDEFLKREYSLTKPYQGLGSSSSSHWDLLGNAMITPEYVRLTPDLQSRQGAVWSRIPFYIRDWEFQVHFKIHGQGKKNLNGDGLALWLTRERMQIGPVFGNVNHFTGLGIFIDTYPNHENQHERVFPFISAMVGNGTVAYDHDQDGRNTDLGGCQAAVRNVDYDTFVLVRYVKSTLTVMMDIEGKQEWKECVEVPGVHLPQGYYFGASSLTGDLSDNHDLISIKLFELTIERTLEELEDEQEVLIPSVDRREIPVEVVDEGMSTLTLLFLFIFSVVGLVVLIVASLFIYARWKERSRKRFY, from the exons ATGGCGGCGCCTATGAACGAGTTTAAGAAGCACCGCGCATTTTCTGTACAGTTTATCGATTTCTCGCGGCATTTTCTAAACAACGCCAAAGTGTATTTTCTCGTAGCATTTCTCCTCGCACTGACAGCGCGCTCTTCCGGATATGACGACTTTCAGAGAGACGAATTTCTTAAGAGAGAGTATTCGCTGACCAAGCCATACCAAG GTCTGGGCTCGTCGAGCTCGTCGCACTGGGATTTACTGGGCAATGCCATGATCACCCCCGAGTATGTGCGCCTGACTCCGGACCTACAGAGCAGACAGGGGGCAGTGTGGAGTCGTATC CCATTCTACATTCGGGACTGGGAGTTCCAGGTGCACTTTAAGATCCACGGCCAGGGCAAGAAGAACCTGAACGGCGATGGATTGGCGCTGTGGCTGACCAGAGAACGCATGCAAATAG GCCCTGTGTTTGGAAACGTGAATCATTTTACTGGCCTGGGGATTTTCATCGACACATATCCCAACCACGAAAATCAGCATGAG agaGTCTTTCCGTTTATTTCAGCCATGGTGGGAAATGGGACTGTGGCATACGATCATGATCAGGACGGCAGGAACACCGATCTGGGGGGCTGCCAGGCCGCAGTGCGCAACGTCGACTATGACACGTTTGTCCTGGTCAGATACGTGAAGAGCACGCTGACG GTGATGATGGATATAGAGGGAAAGCAGGAGTGGAAGGAGTGTGTCGAGGTCCCAGGTGTCCACCTTCCTCAAGGGTATTACTTTGGAGCCTCATCCCTTACTGGAGATCTGTCag ATAACCATGACCTGATCTCCATCAAGCTGTTTGAGCTGACAATAGAGAGAACTCTTGAGGAACTGGAGGATGAGCAGGAGGTCCTGATACCCAGCGTCGACCGCAGAGAGATTcctg TGGAGGTGGTGGATGAAGGCATGAGTACGCTCACCCTTCTCTTCCTGTTCATTTTTTCTGTGGTCGGCCTCGTGGTGCTCATCGTGGCGTCGCTCTTCATCTACGCCCGCTGGAAGGAGCGCAGCCGCAAGCGCTTTTACTGA
- the zgc:64051 gene encoding leukocyte surface antigen CD53, which yields MSCLKCLKYTMCAVNFIFFLCGAAIFGLGIYMSTTSKYLPLFPSFSVVNLASALFVIGIFVTCVSFLGFLGALKENRCLLMSFFSLLFLLMLSELAVACLLLLYEHEIDKFIQDELKASLNQTLAGETINSTIDWEIIQKTFKCCGVNNYTDWNPKIPGACCETPPCQGKAWTTGCYSKLKQWFESNLLGTGIGVIIVCSIEVLAMCFSMTLFCHITKSGLGYK from the exons ATGTCGTGCCTCAAGTGTTTAAAATACACCATGTGTGCAGTGAACTTCATCTTTTTT CTTTGTGGAGCTGCGATATTTGGCTTGGGGATATACATGAGCACCACGTCCAAGTACTTGCCCCTCTTCCCGTCATTCTCAGTCGTGAACTTGGCCAGTGCGCTCTTCGTCATCGGTATATTCGTCACCTGTGTGTCTTTTTTGGGTTTCCTGGGGGCACTTAAGGAAAACCGCTGCCTATTGATGTCT TTTTTCAGTCTCTTGTTCCTGCTGATGTTGTCCGAACTAGCTGTGGCCTGCCTCCTGCTCTTGTACGAGCATGAA ATTGACAAATTCATACAAGATGAACTAAAGGCCAGCCTAAATCAGACCCTGGCAGGAGAAACAATTAATTCAACCATTGACTGGGAAATCATTCAGAAAACT TTTAAGTGCTGTGGTGTAAACAACTACACGGATTGGAACCCCAAAATACCAGGGGCGTGTTGTGAAACACCGCCATGCCAAGGCAAAGCCTGGACTACA ggctGCTATTCAAAACTGAAGCAGTGGTTTGAAAGCAATCTGCTAGGAACCGGGATCGGGGTCATCATCGTATGCAGCATTGAG